Within Anopheles nili chromosome 3, idAnoNiliSN_F5_01, whole genome shotgun sequence, the genomic segment TATTGATTGAAGtaggtttgttttgattcattGTAGGATATTTATCGATAAATTCTACTGTAATATGTGCTTGTAGAAGGAGTGTATGTTGCTGTTTCGTGTTATAGTTGAACGGATACAAGTTTATAAGCATGGTCAATTTGTGCGATCTGTTAGAAAAGTACAGTGAATTCAgtaaaaatgatgatgatatctTCGTGTACGTTGATCGGATGCTGCTCAATTTTTTTGGTACCGAAACATTACATGGCTTtgttaatgaataaaaataaatataattgtAATTTGGTACATTTTCAGAGGCTCGCAAAAGGCAACACCAGGTTGAAAATGAACTTgagcatataaaaagacaactagcagaaaagcaaaaactttTAAGCATTTCTCATAACCGCGACACTGAATCGCCGATAAGGAAACGAAAAGCTCTATCGCTTGATTCACCACACTTAGCCCACaaagaaaatgtttcgatTATTGAGAATTCTACTATTTTTTCGCACAAGTCACATACCGACACTTCTTTGAAAGAGTGCTCCTTATTAGAACATAATATCATTGATTCTGAAGAGCCAATGTTTGCTCTATCGCAAAGCCCTCCACCGACCAGAAAAGTTCTTTCGCCAAGAAATAAACCAACATCAGAATCAACGCCAGTAGATCCCGTTAAGAAGGTACAACAAGCTGAGGGAAACATTTTGCGCCCCAGCCTCCTCAACGCCAACTTTACAACTCCGGGAATTGTGGCAAAGGAAACCGCATTATCTGCAAGCCGTAAATGGACGGCCAAGAAACCCAAAGAAGATATATTGAAAGCAGATAAGCAGACTCCGGTTACTGTTACGCGTTACAGTTCACTCATGGATTGCCAGGCCCGTTTTCGGCAAACAAAGCTTAATTTTTCAGACCATCAAAAGCTTGCACCGAAAAAGGACTCCGACGCCACATTGCATGAAACTGTTTTCAATGATTTTGTAATTTCGACGCCACCCTCGGCTACAAATAGATCTTCATTTTTGAAAAGTCtacgcatgaaaaaaaaatcaaataaaactacTGAAATTCAATCGGATACACTAGCTGCTGACCATAAATCGTTTGGAGCACTTGCGACTGTTGGCAGTAAAAttggtgcaaaaacaaatgcagaTTTAGACTCACACACGTATAACGATAACATAGATCAAACGTATTGTCCCGGAGTAGAATCCATCAATAAGCTTGCTCAAATAAGCGTGAAACAAGAGCCACGGTCTCAACAAAAGTCTCTAGCGATTGTTCAGCCAGATTCTAAATCAGATTGTTTTCCAAGTCGGCCAAAAGAGGGTGATACAGATGGAGAAACGAGCGAAGTTGAAATTTTACCCACATCTAGCCAACGGTCGATTATAAGCGTTGCAGATTCACAACGCGAAAGTGACAAGATAATGGCCGAGTTAAACGACCAAGAACAAAGTACGCGAGTCGCCAAATTATGTGGTTTTCATCTTATGACATCCTTAAACCCTAGCATGGAACGGTAATGTAGTGAAAGATCATCGAACGGAAACATAAAATGTATTTCATTTGttcaattgatttattttcagtGTTCAACCGGATCGTAAGCTGAGCGCATCGAACACTAAGGCCCAAAAGTTCAGCCCTCAACATAAACAGCCTATCTTGTGCGATGAATGCAGAACACTTTACAGATTTTATACATCCAGTGGTGTATCGAATGACACGGCGTTAACGAAATTACCGCGCAATTGTCGTAATTGTAGTATGGCTCAGCTACACGACACTCCGTCGGGTTTCTGGGATCCAGATTTTCTGCCTACGCAGCCGTCAAACCGGCGAATATATTAACGTTTCAATCCTGAACACTTTTCGGATACCACCCAAAGGTGCCATACACGGATGTCTCTCGACGTGAAACATTGGTCTATCCTGTTCGTTAACATTAGAAGTCGTCGTAGTGATTCACGTAATATTTAAACGTAATATTTTGTCGCACTTTTTTCTCAGATACACTTGGAATTGTTAAGATGAATATTCTACATGCAATGCTCTAAGAGCCGCCAGTGATCTTTTTCATatcagaaaataaaatatgtgccTTTATGTATGATGCTTTATTCTTATTACTGTATTACAATAGATGCGTGCGCAACGAAGTAATGGATAACAGCTGGCGTTACGGTGATCTTGATTTCCACTCACAAGTTTCCTCGTTTTTCCTGCTCTGCCTCGATGGCCTCGAACAAGGCCTTGAAGTTTCCTGCGCCGAAGCCCTGCGAAATGCAACAATATGACAATGTGCAAGTTAAGATGTTAGCAAGCCTTTTGGACATTCGGAGGACCTTTTCCACTTACATTATGGTTGTGCCGCTGAATAACCTCGATGAAAAGGGTCGGTCGGTCCTGCATGTTCTTGGAGAAGATTTGCAACAAATAACCGTCTTCGTCGTAGTCGATTAGAATTTTGAGCTCCTGCAGGACCGCCAGATCCTCCTTGATCTTCACGTTACTCGACTTCAGCCTTTCACGCAGCTGGTCGTAGTATGTGTCCGGAATAGACAGAAATTGTAGGCCCCGCGCGCGCAGATTCCGAATCGCGGCTATGATGTCGCTGGTGTTTAGCGCAATGTGCTGCACACCCGCTCCGCCGTAATATTCCACATATTCTTCAATTTGCGATTTCTTCTTCCCTTTGGCCGGCTCGTTGATAGGCATTTTGACCGTTTCTTCGTAGTTGGTCATCACGATCGAGCGGAGAGCGGAGTATTCCGTGTGGATCTGGCTATCATCCACGGACCAGAATCGATGAAACATGAGCATCTTCTCGTACCAAGCTGCTACCGATTCCATTTGCAGATCGGGTTGGTTCCCAACCACGTGGTCAATGAAGTTCAACCCAGTCACAGGAAGCGTACGTAGCAGGACGTCTTCGTGCAGTGGGGGCTTAAATCCGGGCAGAAACAGACCACGGTAGCGTTGGCGCTCGACGAACGTGTGCACCGTATCGCCGTACGTCTGCACCGTTGCAAAACGAACCGTACCATGATCGTCCGATTCCTCCCAAACGTCTCGCACCAGCTTGGCTCCGCGTTCCTTGGCACGGCGCACGATCGCGTCAAGATCCTCTACCTCGAACGCAACATCCTTAGCTCCGTCTCCGTGGCGAACAAGGTGATCTCCGAGTTCACGATGGCCCGGCTCGTAGGCCGACACAAATACGAACACGATCCGATTCTGGCGGACGGCATGCTTCACCAGTTGGCGGCTTCCCGTTTCTAGGCCTTGGTAAGCGTAATCCTCGAATCCGAAGCGTGTTGTGTAGTAGCTGGCTGCTTGTTTGGCGTTACCCACGTAGAACGTGATGTGGTCGAACGAAAGGAATTTTCCTCCACTTGGTTTCGGGCCTTTGTCGGTGTATGTGGTCTGGAGAAATTAGCACATGGTATAGATAGAATAGCATCGCCGCTTTCACCAGCCAACGTTGCACTCACCATAGTATACCGTAGGtttatgaatttaaattaagcaGAAAATGCGCCGCTgaaccaaattttgaaacaaaccaGACACACTCACGTTCTCACTTCACAAATCTCGAAAtgcctttttttaaatacgcAGTTACCATATAACGACAAACGAGGAATATGGCGCTACGTACAGAGTGCCTCTTCTATAGCTGTAGTAAAGTAAAACTGATCCCAATCCTCCCACGGGTTGGATCTTTTATAGTTTCAGCCAATCCCGCAACCAGCAAGCTGGTTCCAACTCATCCGGAGTGTTGTTTTGTATTTGCTACATTCATTCGGCTATAGATCAGGCCCGGCTCTTGCGACAAGTTTTTAGATCCTGTTTTCGGAGAGAACGAACGTTGTTCCTAACGGCTACCCTGCGTTACCGAAGTCGTGGTCACTGTTGATAGGGATAGtggaatgaattaaaaataaaagacacCGATACGAGATATGACGTCGCCATGATACTGATGAAAAAACCGGTCTCCGACGGAATGCCGGTATCACGCGATGTCTAGAGCTTAGCAGCATAGAATTTTCTCggattccttccttccttgcaTTTGAATACTACTTTCCCTGGAAACACAATTTCATTGTTCATACGCCGGATCGTTAATGCAGTATCTAGGCATAGGAAACAGTCCCCGGTGGGATGCTGCACTTGTTTACACGTCGAATGGAAACGATCTCACAACGATcgcgtttgcatatttaatgGCGAATGGCAATGAAATGCCATTCTAATGGTTCCCTGGGCGCTGGAAACATTTCAGGCAGAACAGGTGTGCTCAGCGCATGATCGCAGATTTAAATGCTGGAGCAGGATGGAAGTTAGACGAGCCTCCAGAATGTTGTTTGGATCTGCGACAATCGGTTCGGAGCAACGACGGAGAATTATTGGCATGATGATTTTGTTTACGATTCcagtaaccttttttttcagtggTTCAGATCGCTCATGCAAAGAGGAAATAGCGAGTGGCTGAGCAAATGAGAGGTAACCCAAGCCACATGTTTTGTGTGCATGAGACAGAATAAATATAAGTCATagttatgaaataaaataatcgtTCATAAACAAATATCGGGCTACATTGGGCTTTGAATGAGTTTATTCTTTTACTAAAACCGACAACCTAAATGCATTTCCTCCCCCAACTCGTTTTGTATCTATCCAACGTGTTATTTCGCTCCCTATTTTCGGTTATAAGCACAATTTGGGTCGATCAACAAAATTCTACTATCCTTCTCAAAACCGGCTTTACAATAGACCGGTTTCTGAAACAAAGTTTTAAATATCGCTGGCgataaacgaaaagaaaccaaaacaaaccaaatgaGAAAGCCACAGGAATTTCGTTTgacaaagtttattgaaattataatattaaaatGTTGAAATACATAACGTACATCTCTTTGAGTTAATTCTTTAATGCAGTTTCTTTTAGCCTAATGAATTAAATATAATACGTTCTCTTGCAACCGATGCGGCAAAGAATCTACCATGATGCCCTAcgttgatttttcaattttggcGTATGCCCGTTTTTATAATGCATGCAGATGAATTGCTTAAGTTGTATCCTCCTTGCACGGTCATTGATACTAACAATTTGTTACTTGATAATTAACATGAAGCTTTAAAATTTACTGATTGCCAAATAAGACACAACCGGTTAAAATGCATCTCAAGTTAGAGAGCGAATCTGTGGATCAGTAATTTAACTAACCATAACGGTATAATGATATGAATCTTTGCACAAAAATCTTCGCGTAAATAAATGATATATGTAAATGTAGACCCGTACTACTCTAAAAAGCGTATATTAGAGGAACCCAAATATTCTAGCAATGTCAAGAACATACTATTCTTCAACGGGTTGTTGATAGTTCTTTTTACGAAACGATGCCAAACGCATTCGTTCTACCTGCAGGGCTTGCTCGAGCTCCAACACTTTGACCTGTATCTCCATTTCCTTCGTTTTCGCTTGATGCACTGTTAGGGTACCGAGATCGAGATCCTGCGAATCCTCGAGCCGCTGACTGCTATCCTTAGCCGTAGCGACAACAATCCCAGTAGCTTGAGTTACGTTTTTCGACGCCGTACCAAGGGCTGTTAGGTTAGCACTGGAACGTGGAGCCTTTACGCGACTTGCAACCACGAGCTGTGCCGTGCAAGCTGCGATCTCCTGTGCAGCTACTACTAAATCCAGCTGATGTTTTGCGCCTCCTGCAACCGTTTTGTTAGCCGCCGTGCTAGTCGATGTTAGAAGATAAAAAGattgattcatt encodes:
- the LOC128724287 gene encoding LOW QUALITY PROTEIN: uncharacterized protein LOC128724287 (The sequence of the model RefSeq protein was modified relative to this genomic sequence to represent the inferred CDS: substituted 1 base at 1 genomic stop codon), which gives rise to MVNLCDLLEKYSEFSKNDDDIFVYVDRMLLNFFEARKRQHQVENELEHIKRQLAEKQKLLSISHNRDTESPIRKRKALSLDSPHLAHKENVSIIENSTIFSHKSHTDTSLKECSLLEHNIIDSEEPMFALSQSPPPTRKVLSPRNKPTSESTPVDPVKKVQQAEGNILRPSLLNANFTTPGIVAKETALSASRKWTAKKPKEDILKADKQTPVTVTRYSSLMDCQARFRQTKLNFSDHQKLAPKKDSDATLHETVFNDFVISTPPSATNRSSFLKSLRMKKKSNKTTEIQSDTLAADHKSFGALATVGSKIGAKTNADLDSHTYNDNIDQTYCPGVESINKLAQISVKQEPRSQQKSLAIVQPDSKSDCFPSRPKEGDTDGETSEVEILPTSSQRSIISVADSQRESDKIMAELNDQEQSTRVAKLCGFHLMTSLNPSMERXCSERSSNGNIKCISFAQKFSPQHKQPILCDECRTLYRFYTSSGVSNDTALTKLPRNCRNCSMAQLHDTPSGFWDPDFLPTQPSNRRIY
- the LOC128723242 gene encoding 4-hydroxyphenylpyruvate dioxygenase, with the protein product MTTYTDKGPKPSGGKFLSFDHITFYVGNAKQAASYYTTRFGFEDYAYQGLETGSRQLVKHAVRQNRIVFVFVSAYEPGHRELGDHLVRHGDGAKDVAFEVEDLDAIVRRAKERGAKLVRDVWEESDDHGTVRFATVQTYGDTVHTFVERQRYRGLFLPGFKPPLHEDVLLRTLPVTGLNFIDHVVGNQPDLQMESVAAWYEKMLMFHRFWSVDDSQIHTEYSALRSIVMTNYEETVKMPINEPAKGKKKSQIEEYVEYYGGAGVQHIALNTSDIIAAIRNLRARGLQFLSIPDTYYDQLRERLKSSNVKIKEDLAVLQELKILIDYDEDGYLLQIFSKNMQDRPTLFIEVIQRHNHNGFGAGNFKALFEAIEAEQEKRGNL